gatagatagatagatagatagatagatagatagatagatagatagatagatagatagatagatagatagatagatagactgacctcctcctggggaaaagccagtggggctacttgtagatgcatgtcctcttcgaatctttctctgaatggttttcagacgccaagaaatgtatccggtgctgcttgcagcatcatagaaatgttcctaaaatggaaaaacattcaaaattaatgtgatgtcaacctcataagctactgtgaaatttcagaatctaaatgttactgtaatgtagacaaaacatgaaaattatgtaaacagagagtacaataataatgactatacatagcctttcttggagtatgggtctttgagggacgggaacactgtcactatcccaagagcgtactcttctcgaacagctttgctggggagttgcctgagaaaagatcaaattagcattaatacaagggccaagtagttaacttgttaataaaaaaaggatagtacagacaaatagaacacacatacccgtgtttatcaatcatgtgtgccactattatattgaccaactttcttctggtagcatctgttagagtttttgttgtgtgatactcttggaggacctcttcaccacctgagctggtaccaaggacatcttcaatcaactttgaaaaagaagcaaaaaaacaaatgtgataaactgcctttctagagtttaaggatgacaaatgttgattttaagaaacctgtgagtacttagcacaacctttctagcagatgctgcagtaagtgggccctcaagtcttggtttcttcctaggaacctcatctaggagtatagttgatgtacttgcacatgaactgaagcttgaatcagaataatcggatggagaggacaaggagcaatcggaaaattctaaaaaaaaaaaaaaaaaaaaagaaggggggtgtttatttgcagtatacaaaaagtcatagaagatttttgatctaaccaagccaacggcacaccatagactcaactcatttaatcaattgattctcagtcttgataggcaattcagaaatattttcagaaattgttttaaaggcatgaattagattaatcaaaaatacatttggtattcatattggatttatgtcagttaaaatgacatttaaaccatttaataaaagtcaggctgaatgtccctgttgtgtaaccacaaagaatgatattgaatatttgatccacctttaagtgtattaaatgacttaattctgaaaacattaaattgaaattgtttactgtatttctgtacttataaatttgcattagtgttttacacattgcattatgtaatttacccctttacatttctcaccgtcatttgagaaaactgatagagtcacattgccttggctgacaaggtcactgaaaatgtcctcatcaacttctgtccctgttgcatctttgtacactaattttgcgtcaggtggcaggcaaaatctctcgatgactggaaaagacaagatacatctgagtggacctttaagatagcactgatcttgcctcatttcacattcaataatttaatccaccactgtaaacaaattcagagataatcccctgcataaaatacattcccttttcagtccaaatcttaaaagaaaggggcgttgttctgccctttatatcaaaccaagcataagtaaaacaaaaacaaacctttgtcatggaactgcacaaaatcaaaacatccatcaacctcatccaacttcacatacttctgctgttggcaataccgaacctggatcaacatttttctgagacatgcaacaacaaacaaatgtcagtaaacacttaacatgcaagaaataattatttaacactcacataaacgttgtgtatcatgcaagaaattgtttcattattaatttcactgcatgtctaagattaaacacattcagcagctgctgggaggctgttaaaacatgccacagcaggcccagtggaaacactctcattgatgaacgtggcagcgactagctgtagtgactgcagcacatgctaccgtaattaacatttacatttgaggcaaaactgatttattaaaacattcccctctgttaaaagctggttttcagcgaccaaacaaacacaacacagcaccagtaaagttgaccctttatagtctgactgcccactacattacctacattacccattaatcagagttattaaccacacctgtatgatcagagcctcggacactcgtctcggtgcagtggcacagggagtctgccacacaggcacccaactgcaattgtttaggctaattatttcactctagccgtggctcctacgcaaagtgcggggtttattgcatgaattaactcctcacttcgtgttggagccaaagttcatcctgtcggggcttatttctccataacaacctctgaactgtttatcccttacttattctagagggttatggttaggattagggttaaagttagattaatggacgcagaaattaacaagtgtatggtcggagaaatgggaagagggagtattgggcagtcggactgatgccatgcacccgccatgaacttcaagttagcttgttaacatgtgctaacgttagccccaaactatattcgacagttaaatatgaagccttgtttatacaacctctcaagcacgcgtgagacttggtaaaatgcaaaggataacataggaaaccgtttttttattaatgtttattttttagcaagtggtaacgttagtggtgaagttaacattgcattaaaaaaaaatccaaacgttcgctgtccagtgccaaccacaaaaaatgcttagcaaagttacataaatattctcagcagatgtttaattcaatgttattgttcctacaagtttgattttgtagcttacctctcgtgtaaaagtccaactccgcatccattcctgattccagcagcgaaataaacgacggttgaccacgccacgcacaggagactattgattgatgcacgggttcaccctgctgaaagcccaggggcataacacatggggttacctggactgaagcccaggggcctatcaagcaagttaactcggccgagatgcactttacatctctacagagttgatttgcttaggttggaataactctgttaaataactccaacactgaacaccattttaatcagaatgtgttaaaatgacactttgagagttgaaatcaactctgacatgtttaaccctgaaatttcaacactccagtttttgctgtgtggtcatttcttaatgcgcagtaataaactcggcactctaaagcacccgagagcgtttttttttatgccaacctaaccagagtgacgggagcggcacaattcagaaaaagtgctcagctcgccgagaaaatgggatttaagcaataaaattaaaaatgcttattaaacataaaccaaacgttggaggttgtcatttcttcatgcgcagtgaataactcggcactctaaagcacccgagagcgtttttttcgatgccaacctaaccagagtgacgggagcggcacaattcagaaaaagcgctcagctcgccgagaaaatgcgatttaagcaataaaattaaaaatgcaaatgcttattaaacataaaccaaacgttggaggtggtcatttcttcatgcgcagtgaataactcggcactctaaagcacccgagagcgtttttttcgatgccaacctaaccagagtgacgggacaggcacaattcagaaaaagcgctcagctcgccgagaaaatgcgatttaagcaataaaattaaaaatgcttataaaacataaaccaaacgttggaggtggtaatttcttcatgcgcagtgataaactcggcactctaaagcacccgagagcgtttttttcgatgccaacctaaccagagtgacgggagcggcacaattcagaaaaagtgctcagctcgccgagaaaatgggatttaagcaataaaattaaaaatgcttattaaacataaaccaaacgttggaggttgtcatttcttcatgcgcagtgaataactcggcactctaaaacacccgagagcgtttttttcgatgccaacctaaccagagtgacgggagcggcacaattcagaaaaagcgctcagctcgccgagaaaatgcgatttaagcaataaaattaaaaatgcaaatgcttattaaacataaaccaaacgttggaggtggtcatttcttcatgcgcagtgaataactcggcactctaaagcacccgagagcgtttttttcgatgccaacctaaccagagtgacgggacaggcacaattca
This genomic window from Syngnathus typhle isolate RoL2023-S1 ecotype Sweden unplaced genomic scaffold, RoL_Styp_1.0 HiC_scaffold_77, whole genome shotgun sequence contains:
- the LOC133148343 gene encoding uncharacterized protein LOC133148343 isoform X3, with amino-acid sequence MPLGFQQGEPVHQSIVSCAWRGQPSFISLLESGMDAELDFYTREFSDCSLSSPSDYSDSSFSSCASTSTILLDEVPRKKPRLEGPLTAASARKLIEDVLGTSSGGEEVLQEYHTTKTLTDATRRKLVNIIVAHMIDKHGQLPSKAVREEYALGIVTVFPSLKDPYSKKGYEHFYDAASSTGYISWRLKTIQRKIRRGHASTSSPTGFSPGGGGPNVRRSIVVDQQLDGDAYQEAISLLNHTTDSSVIFLKMRETFQNRQKLIHDSDKTQDIFSIFPRFLDTKGLMNQDFTLLFEEEVSNLLLQKWDPFFRDNVIKEAKRLTPTPELRRMLQAAESPGSELDEAPIGLKSMVLSTKVDLLFAVPWRKTCQSFVK
- the LOC133148343 gene encoding uncharacterized protein LOC133148343 isoform X1, with translation MPLGFQQGEPVHQSIVSCAWRGQPSFISLLESGMDAELDFYTRVIERFCLPPDAKLVYKDATGTEVDEDIFSDLVSQGNVTLSVFSNDEFSDCSLSSPSDYSDSSFSSCASTSTILLDEVPRKKPRLEGPLTAASARKLIEDVLGTSSGGEEVLQEYHTTKTLTDATRRKLVNIIVAHMIDKHGQLPSKAVREEYALGIVTVFPSLKDPYSKKGYEHFYDAASSTGYISWRLKTIQRKIRRGHASTSSPTGFSPGGGGPNVRRSIVVDQQLDGDAYQEAISLLNHTTDSSVIFLKMRETFQNRQKLIHDSDKTQDIFSIFPRFLDTKGLMNQDFTLLFEEEVSNLLLQKWDPFFRDNVIKEAKRLTPTPELRRMLQAAESPGSELDEAPIGLKSMVLSTKVDLLFAVPWRKTCQSFVK
- the LOC133148343 gene encoding uncharacterized protein LOC133148343 isoform X2 produces the protein MLIQVRYCQQQKYVKLDEVDGCFDFVQFHDKVIERFCLPPDAKLVYKDATGTEVDEDIFSDLVSQGNVTLSVFSNDEFSDCSLSSPSDYSDSSFSSCASTSTILLDEVPRKKPRLEGPLTAASARKLIEDVLGTSSGGEEVLQEYHTTKTLTDATRRKLVNIIVAHMIDKHGQLPSKAVREEYALGIVTVFPSLKDPYSKKGYEHFYDAASSTGYISWRLKTIQRKIRRGHASTSSPTGFSPGGGGPNVRRSIVVDQQLDGDAYQEAISLLNHTTDSSVIFLKMRETFQNRQKLIHDSDKTQDIFSIFPRFLDTKGLMNQDFTLLFEEEVSNLLLQKWDPFFRDNVIKEAKRLTPTPELRRMLQAAESPGSELDEAPIGLKSMVLSTKVDLLFAVPWRKTCQSFVK
- the LOC133148343 gene encoding uncharacterized protein LOC133148343 isoform X4; translation: MLIQVRYCQQQKYVKLDEVDGCFDFVQFHDKEFSDCSLSSPSDYSDSSFSSCASTSTILLDEVPRKKPRLEGPLTAASARKLIEDVLGTSSGGEEVLQEYHTTKTLTDATRRKLVNIIVAHMIDKHGQLPSKAVREEYALGIVTVFPSLKDPYSKKGYEHFYDAASSTGYISWRLKTIQRKIRRGHASTSSPTGFSPGGGGPNVRRSIVVDQQLDGDAYQEAISLLNHTTDSSVIFLKMRETFQNRQKLIHDSDKTQDIFSIFPRFLDTKGLMNQDFTLLFEEEVSNLLLQKWDPFFRDNVIKEAKRLTPTPELRRMLQAAESPGSELDEAPIGLKSMVLSTKVDLLFAVPWRKTCQSFVK